CCATTGGACAGAGAGATGCTGCAATTATGCAATCAGCGGAAGACAAAACATTGGGACATGCTCCAAAACATGGTGCTGCTTCTCTCATGAATTCTGCGGCACAGAAAAACGAGGATGCTGGTTTCGTCGACGATGACATTGCTACAAACATTGCTAGAAAAGAAGGCGTTTCTGTTTCTCAAACTTATGATTCGGGCAAACGTGTCATCACTGAGACCCTTGGTGGACAGGTCCTGGGGAAGTTTGTGGAAGATGCGAATGGTGCAAAAGAGATTGCGGGTCGACTTAGGAAAAACAAGTGACGTACACTTTGAGTTGAAAATcagatgttttgttttg
The sequence above is drawn from the Vicia villosa cultivar HV-30 ecotype Madison, WI unplaced genomic scaffold, Vvil1.0 ctg.003591F_1_1, whole genome shotgun sequence genome and encodes:
- the LOC131641238 gene encoding late embryogenesis abundant protein D-34-like, which encodes MSQEKPRRPEQEPIKYGDVFNVSGELSFQPIGQRDAAIMQSAEDKTLGHAPKHGAASLMNSAAQKNEDAGFVDDDIATNIARKEGVSVSQTYDSGKRVITETLGGQVLGKFVEDANGAKEIAGRLRKNK